Proteins encoded within one genomic window of Bacteroides sedimenti:
- a CDS encoding diaminopimelate dehydrogenase, with the protein MKKIRAAIVGYGNIGKYVLEALLTAPDFEVAGVVRRSGSADKPAELADFDVVKDIKELRDVNVAILCTPTRSVEKYAKEILALGINTVDSFDIHTGIVNLRRELNAAAKEHNAVSIIAAGWDPGSDSVVRTLLQAIAPKGITYTNFGPGMSMGHTVAVKAIDGVKAALSMTIPTGTGIHRRMVYIEVKDGYNFAEVAKAIKADAYFVNDETHVTQVDSVDELLDMGHGVNLTRKGVSGKTQNQMFEFNMKINNPALTGQVLVCVARASMLQKPGCYTMIEIPVIDLIHGDREDLISHLV; encoded by the coding sequence ATGAAAAAAATTAGAGCTGCCATTGTTGGTTATGGCAATATTGGAAAATATGTGCTGGAAGCACTTCTTACTGCCCCGGATTTTGAGGTGGCAGGTGTTGTACGTCGTAGCGGTTCTGCTGATAAACCAGCTGAATTGGCTGATTTTGATGTGGTTAAAGATATCAAAGAACTGAGGGACGTAAACGTTGCTATTCTTTGTACTCCAACCAGAAGCGTTGAAAAATATGCAAAAGAAATTTTGGCTCTTGGCATCAATACAGTAGACAGCTTCGATATCCATACCGGAATTGTAAATCTTCGTCGTGAACTGAACGCTGCAGCTAAAGAACATAACGCAGTATCAATTATTGCTGCAGGATGGGATCCGGGAAGTGATTCAGTGGTTCGCACTCTACTTCAGGCTATTGCTCCAAAGGGTATCACTTATACAAACTTCGGACCGGGTATGAGCATGGGACACACTGTTGCTGTTAAGGCAATTGATGGGGTTAAGGCTGCATTGTCCATGACTATCCCTACAGGCACAGGTATTCACCGCCGTATGGTTTATATTGAAGTGAAAGATGGATACAACTTTGCAGAGGTTGCCAAAGCAATTAAGGCTGATGCTTACTTTGTAAATGATGAAACTCACGTAACTCAGGTTGACAGCGTAGACGAACTACTTGATATGGGCCACGGAGTAAACCTTACACGTAAAGGCGTTTCAGGAAAAACTCAGAATCAAATGTTCGAATTCAACATGAAGATTAACAACCCGGCTCTAACCGGACAGGTGCTTGTTTGTGTGGCACGTGCTTCCATGTTGCAGAAGCCAGGTTGCTACACAATGATTGAAATCCCTGTAATCGACCTGATTCACGGAGATCGCGAAGACTTGATTTCACACTTAGTTTAA
- the lgt gene encoding prolipoprotein diacylglyceryl transferase, with translation MLAYITWDVNPSIFTIFGREIRWYGLLWGIGFLIGYEMMSRLFKHEKHPDNWVDKLFFYTIISSVVGARLGHCLFYDWDYYSAHPMQIFAIWNGGLASHGGVFALILALIFYSRKVTHQSVWWLFDRMIPAIAVACACIRLGNLMNSEIFGFPTTMPWGFKFVRSAEWVRDFNGLPCHPTQIYEMLYCIVALIVSLVMYWKFNLQKKVGLITGVSLIIFFGARFGLEFLKNPQVASEVGMQLNIGQQLSIPLILLGLYLAISAIVKPNIKRLF, from the coding sequence ATGTTGGCATATATAACATGGGATGTGAATCCTTCCATCTTCACAATCTTCGGTCGTGAAATAAGATGGTACGGTTTGCTTTGGGGAATTGGTTTTCTGATAGGTTACGAGATGATGAGTCGCTTGTTTAAGCATGAAAAGCATCCGGACAACTGGGTGGATAAACTTTTTTTCTATACCATCATCAGTTCTGTGGTAGGTGCTCGTCTGGGACACTGTCTTTTCTATGACTGGGACTACTATAGCGCTCATCCCATGCAGATATTTGCAATCTGGAATGGTGGATTGGCTAGCCATGGCGGGGTATTTGCCCTGATTCTGGCACTAATATTTTATTCCAGAAAGGTTACTCATCAAAGTGTGTGGTGGTTGTTCGACCGTATGATACCTGCCATTGCTGTGGCATGTGCATGTATCCGTCTGGGAAATTTGATGAATTCAGAAATATTCGGTTTTCCTACTACAATGCCCTGGGGATTTAAGTTTGTACGTTCGGCCGAATGGGTGAGAGATTTCAACGGACTTCCTTGTCATCCTACACAGATATACGAAATGCTTTATTGCATTGTTGCATTGATTGTCTCATTAGTAATGTACTGGAAGTTTAATCTGCAGAAAAAGGTCGGTCTGATTACCGGAGTGAGTCTGATAATCTTCTTCGGAGCACGTTTCGGACTCGAATTCCTGAAGAATCCTCAGGTGGCATCCGAAGTGGGAATGCAACTCAATATTGGTCAACAGCTAAGTATTCCATTGATTCTTCTTGGACTCTATTTAGCAATCAGCGCCATTGTGAAACCAAATATCAAACGACTGTTTTAA
- a CDS encoding threonine/serine ThrE exporter family protein produces the protein MSIPEKYKFIIQLGKALHNYGIPSYRIQAYLSKVSKNMGVRGTFMDSPTWINYVFYENGDEQTYNYIESVAPGTLNLGAFSRIVETTDKLIANEIDITEIDSRLKTIHEKTVKVNHLALTIAYALSAGMFNLMIGSNWISVFFALLLGAFVYLLTYLSTKYVYLNSVLESIASFLATIIAGLLSLVFPDLNVGLTIISAIIIFVPGLAITTALEEITSKSLVSGTAKLFDALISLFKQFFGVILGLTSLKFLINFEIFNHYSNIPNWIIFLAIPLFSISLLPIFQVRKKDMLFGVLTGAVGFFLTYSFSVAGILLSTFVGSIGVVIFSHLFSKITKTPKVVYVTQGIIMLVPGSKTLFGLSNVFLNTTIVNVGNIGEQVAYILMGILGGLLFSGVFKPED, from the coding sequence ATGAGCATACCCGAAAAGTACAAATTCATCATTCAGTTGGGGAAAGCCCTGCATAATTATGGTATTCCGTCCTACAGAATTCAGGCATATCTATCCAAAGTATCCAAAAACATGGGTGTAAGGGGCACCTTCATGGATTCGCCCACCTGGATAAATTATGTATTCTACGAAAATGGTGATGAGCAAACCTATAATTACATTGAAAGTGTTGCTCCGGGAACTCTGAATCTGGGTGCCTTTTCAAGAATTGTAGAGACTACGGACAAACTGATTGCAAACGAAATTGATATAACGGAAATCGACAGCCGGCTGAAAACCATTCATGAAAAAACGGTAAAAGTCAACCATCTGGCATTAACCATTGCTTATGCCCTTTCTGCGGGCATGTTCAATCTAATGATTGGAAGCAATTGGATATCCGTGTTCTTCGCCTTATTATTAGGTGCATTTGTTTATCTCTTAACTTATCTATCAACAAAGTATGTCTATTTAAATTCCGTACTCGAATCGATAGCCTCATTTCTTGCTACTATCATTGCCGGACTATTATCATTGGTCTTTCCTGATTTGAACGTTGGGTTAACCATTATCTCTGCAATAATTATCTTTGTGCCCGGACTGGCCATCACCACAGCTCTTGAAGAGATTACCTCAAAGAGCCTTGTTTCCGGAACCGCGAAGCTATTCGACGCACTGATCTCCTTATTCAAGCAGTTTTTCGGAGTAATCCTGGGACTAACCAGCTTAAAATTCCTGATCAACTTTGAGATTTTCAATCATTACTCTAATATTCCCAATTGGATTATCTTTTTGGCAATCCCTTTGTTCTCAATCAGTTTGCTCCCCATTTTCCAAGTCCGTAAAAAAGATATGTTATTTGGTGTATTGACAGGGGCTGTAGGTTTCTTTCTTACCTATTCGTTTTCTGTTGCGGGAATTCTGTTAAGTACATTCGTCGGTTCCATCGGAGTGGTTATCTTCAGCCATTTATTCAGTAAAATAACCAAAACACCCAAAGTTGTATATGTTACGCAAGGAATCATCATGTTGGTGCCTGGTAGCAAAACATTATTCGGTTTGAGCAATGTTTTTTTAAATACCACAATTGTAAATGTAGGTAACATAGGCGAACAGGTTGCCTACATTCTGATGGGAATTCTTGGAGGGCTGCTCTTCAGCGGAGTCTTTAAACCTGAAGATTAA